From a single Paenibacillus phoenicis genomic region:
- a CDS encoding NAD-dependent epimerase/dehydratase family protein has protein sequence MAKVVVTGGSGMLGRYVVREFVERGYDVLNVDVRPSEDPVCPTLIADLEQLGECYSALTGADAVVHLAAIPAAHIRTPEVTFLNNVMSTYNILQAAEGLGIRKAVIASSESSYGIVFAVHPPAPKYVPVDEAHPQLPEDSYGLSKVVNELTADMFHRRTGMQIVSLRLGNVIPPERYATFPSFIHDPAQRERILWSYIDTRDAATACRLAVEADGLGAVALNIAADDSSMAIRSRELMAARFPGVTDFRAPLEGHETLLSNEKAKQLLGWQPVHFWRDEVKP, from the coding sequence ATGGCTAAAGTCGTAGTTACCGGGGGAAGCGGAATGTTAGGGCGCTACGTTGTACGAGAATTCGTCGAACGCGGGTATGACGTGCTGAACGTAGACGTCCGGCCTTCGGAAGACCCGGTCTGTCCGACGTTGATCGCCGATCTGGAGCAGCTTGGCGAATGCTACAGCGCGCTGACCGGCGCGGACGCGGTTGTTCATCTCGCCGCGATTCCCGCCGCGCATATCCGCACGCCGGAGGTCACCTTTCTCAATAATGTGATGTCGACGTACAACATTTTGCAGGCTGCGGAAGGGCTGGGCATCCGCAAGGCGGTGATCGCCTCCAGCGAATCCTCCTACGGCATCGTCTTTGCGGTGCATCCGCCCGCCCCGAAATACGTGCCGGTGGATGAAGCGCACCCACAGCTCCCCGAGGACAGCTACGGCTTGTCCAAGGTGGTGAACGAGCTGACCGCGGACATGTTCCACCGCCGCACCGGAATGCAGATCGTATCGCTGCGGCTGGGCAACGTGATTCCGCCGGAACGCTATGCAACGTTCCCGTCCTTCATCCACGATCCGGCTCAGCGGGAACGCATCCTGTGGAGCTACATCGATACGCGCGATGCGGCAACCGCATGCCGGCTGGCCGTCGAAGCGGACGGCCTCGGCGCGGTGGCGCTGAACATCGCCGCGGACGACTCCAGCATGGCGATTCGCAGCCGGGAGCTGATGGCCGCCCGCTTCCCGGGCGTCACAGACTTCCGCGCGCCGCTGGAAGGGCACGAAACGCTGCTCAGCAACGAGAAAGCCAAACAACTGCTTGGATGGCAGCCTGTCCATTTCTGGCGGGATGAAGTTAAGCCATAA
- a CDS encoding sulfurtransferase: protein MEPIVSKRWLLARMYEPDLVIVDCRFELGQPEAGRAAYDAAHIPGAVYLDLEQDLSAPVTTHGGRHPLPAPDELAARFARAGIGNATRVVAYDDQGGMNASRLWWLLRWLGHDEVYVMDEGFAAWQAGGYPVTAERRTIVPAAFTPSPRPHLLAGVEDVRRALRDPGILLVDSRAADRYAGLQEPLDVKAGHIPGAINRFWKQVLDDSGSWKSEGELREQLAPVIAALDEGREAIVYCGSGVSACPNVLALYRLGYPQVKLYAGSWSDWISYPENPIATGEE, encoded by the coding sequence ATGGAACCGATCGTATCCAAACGTTGGCTGTTAGCTAGAATGTATGAACCGGATCTCGTCATCGTCGATTGCCGCTTTGAGCTTGGGCAGCCGGAGGCCGGGCGTGCGGCCTACGACGCCGCACATATTCCCGGTGCCGTCTATCTTGATCTGGAACAGGATCTGTCGGCACCGGTCACCACGCATGGCGGGCGTCACCCGCTGCCCGCCCCGGACGAGTTGGCCGCGCGCTTCGCCCGCGCCGGCATCGGCAACGCCACCAGGGTGGTCGCCTACGACGACCAGGGAGGCATGAACGCCTCCCGCCTATGGTGGCTGCTGCGCTGGTTGGGCCATGACGAGGTCTACGTCATGGACGAGGGGTTCGCCGCCTGGCAAGCCGGCGGCTATCCCGTGACCGCAGAGCGGCGGACGATCGTCCCCGCCGCTTTCACCCCCTCGCCCCGGCCGCACCTGCTGGCCGGCGTCGAGGACGTCCGCCGGGCGCTGCGCGATCCCGGCATCCTGCTCGTGGACTCGCGCGCCGCGGATCGCTACGCCGGCTTGCAGGAGCCGCTCGACGTCAAGGCCGGCCACATTCCCGGGGCCATCAACCGGTTTTGGAAGCAGGTGCTGGATGACAGCGGCTCCTGGAAAAGCGAGGGCGAGCTGCGCGAGCAGCTGGCGCCGGTCATCGCCGCCCTCGACGAAGGCCGCGAGGCCATCGTCTACTGCGGCTCCGGCGTGAGCGCTTGCCCGAACGTGCTCGCCCTCTATCGGCTTGGCTACCCGCAGGTCAAACTGTACGCCGGCAGCTGGAGCGACTGGATTTCTTATCCCGAGAACCCCATCGCGACGGGGGAGGAATAA
- a CDS encoding aldo/keto reductase family protein, producing MEYRRLGGSGLKVSEISLGSWLTYGGYVERENAEKSIKTAYDLGINFFDTANVYEKGAAEELVGKALKAYPRESYVLATKAFWPMGDGPNDRGLSRKHVMEQVHASLKRLGHDYIDIFYCHRHDPETPLYETLRTIDDLIRQGKILYAGVSEWQASQIAEAVGLADRYLLDRIVVNQPVYNMFNRYIEKEVIPVSERHGIGQVVFSPLAQGLLTGKYTSATDIPQDSRAAKLEWVRKGITEENIAKVKQLEGIAAELGITVGNLALAWILRQNNVASALVGASRPEQVIENAKASGIKLSEDVLTRIEEILN from the coding sequence ATGGAATATAGAAGACTAGGCGGAAGCGGCCTCAAAGTCAGTGAAATCAGCTTGGGAAGCTGGCTGACTTACGGCGGGTACGTCGAACGTGAAAACGCGGAGAAATCGATCAAAACCGCTTACGATCTAGGGATCAACTTCTTTGACACCGCCAATGTATACGAAAAAGGGGCCGCCGAAGAGCTGGTGGGCAAAGCGCTTAAAGCTTACCCCCGGGAATCCTATGTATTGGCTACGAAAGCGTTCTGGCCGATGGGGGATGGACCTAACGATCGCGGTTTGTCGCGGAAGCACGTCATGGAGCAGGTCCATGCCAGCCTGAAGCGTCTTGGCCATGATTATATCGATATCTTTTATTGCCACCGTCACGATCCGGAGACACCGCTTTACGAAACGCTGCGCACGATCGATGACCTGATCCGTCAAGGCAAAATCCTGTACGCCGGCGTCAGCGAATGGCAAGCCTCACAAATTGCGGAAGCTGTTGGCTTGGCCGATCGTTACCTGCTGGATCGCATCGTCGTGAATCAGCCGGTATATAACATGTTTAATCGTTATATCGAGAAGGAAGTCATCCCGGTCAGCGAACGTCACGGCATCGGCCAGGTGGTCTTCTCTCCGCTGGCTCAAGGTCTGCTAACCGGTAAATATACATCTGCAACCGATATTCCGCAGGACAGCCGTGCAGCCAAGCTGGAATGGGTTCGCAAAGGCATTACGGAAGAGAACATCGCCAAGGTGAAGCAGCTTGAGGGAATTGCCGCTGAACTTGGCATCACGGTAGGTAACCTGGCCCTGGCTTGGATTTTGCGCCAAAACAACGTGGCCAGCGCACTGGTTGGCGCCAGCCGTCCGGAACAGGTGATCGAGAACGCCAAAGCTTCCGGCATCAAACTAAGCGAGGACGTGCTGACGCGGATCGAAGAGATTCTGAACTAA
- a CDS encoding DoxX family protein: MKRWMRIVGWIVVGLTSLFYIQSGIQKLAGTEEMIRHFQEIGYPDWSRILIGLVEIAGAVLLVWPRLTLYAATALGLLMIGAVVSELSAGQGFGTLMAAQWLVVLVLIAGVRLRIVFQSKSKSKRVESHA; the protein is encoded by the coding sequence ATGAAGAGATGGATGCGTATTGTTGGATGGATCGTCGTGGGTTTGACTTCATTGTTTTATATTCAGAGCGGTATTCAGAAGCTGGCGGGGACTGAAGAGATGATCCGGCACTTTCAAGAGATAGGTTATCCGGATTGGAGTCGAATCCTCATTGGCTTGGTGGAAATAGCAGGCGCGGTACTGCTGGTTTGGCCGCGCTTAACCTTGTACGCCGCGACAGCCCTTGGCCTCCTTATGATTGGCGCCGTAGTTTCCGAACTGTCGGCCGGTCAAGGTTTTGGCACCTTGATGGCTGCCCAGTGGTTGGTCGTATTGGTGCTGATCGCAGGGGTGCGCCTCAGAATTGTTTTCCAATCCAAATCTAAATCTAAGCGTGTTGAAAGCCATGCTTGA
- a CDS encoding DMT family transporter, translating into MHTTTKSMGKYEILYVIGIIAISFSSIFIRWSNAEVSVIAMYRMYITNVLMLPLLWRYRGEIARLTGKQWGRLLFSGLMLGLHFLLWMGSLRLTTVASSTVLLTLEPIIVMFGSFFLFGAKINKAMILGITLACIGSIAIGSGDFALSGKAVTGDLLSLLGTIAVAIHILVGKQLLQTISAFVYNFLVFAVAGTSMAVYNVAAGIRFTGYEPREWGIFLLLAIVPTLFGHYLFNWLMKYLSASAVSMAVLGEPVFASLLAWLLLKESLTPLQLSAGVLILCGVWIFIRYGKETPNMKTENAVLPTAGQPK; encoded by the coding sequence ATGCACACCACCACGAAGTCCATGGGTAAATATGAAATCCTCTACGTGATCGGCATTATCGCCATCTCGTTTTCTTCCATCTTCATCCGCTGGTCCAATGCCGAAGTGTCGGTGATTGCCATGTACCGGATGTATATCACGAACGTATTGATGCTGCCGCTGCTGTGGCGCTACCGGGGAGAAATTGCGCGACTGACTGGCAAGCAATGGGGGCGTCTTTTGTTTTCGGGGCTGATGCTGGGGCTGCATTTCCTGCTATGGATGGGTTCGCTGCGCTTGACGACGGTCGCAAGCTCCACGGTCCTTCTGACACTGGAGCCCATCATCGTGATGTTCGGGTCGTTCTTCTTGTTTGGGGCAAAAATCAATAAAGCGATGATCCTCGGTATTACGCTGGCATGTATCGGCTCGATCGCGATCGGCTCCGGAGATTTCGCCTTGTCCGGCAAGGCCGTGACCGGAGATTTGCTCTCTCTGCTCGGGACGATTGCGGTCGCGATTCATATCCTGGTCGGCAAGCAGCTGCTACAGACGATCAGCGCGTTTGTTTATAACTTCCTCGTGTTTGCCGTGGCGGGAACGTCAATGGCCGTATACAACGTAGCTGCCGGCATCCGGTTTACCGGCTATGAGCCGAGGGAATGGGGCATTTTCCTTCTGCTGGCGATCGTTCCTACGTTATTCGGGCATTATCTGTTTAACTGGCTGATGAAATATCTCAGCGCTTCTGCAGTGTCAATGGCCGTTCTCGGCGAGCCGGTATTTGCCTCACTGCTGGCCTGGTTGCTGCTGAAGGAAAGCTTAACTCCGCTGCAGCTGTCGGCGGGCGTGCTCATCTTATGCGGCGTATGGATCTTTATTCGCTACGGCAAAGAAACGCCTAACATGAAGACGGAAAATGCGGTTCTCCCGACGGCGGGGCAGCCAAAGTGA
- a CDS encoding DNA topoisomerase III, whose protein sequence is MKTLVLAEKPSVAREIARVIGSRDKHKSHFEGSKYVVTWALGHLVGLAEPEDYDKKYATWALEDLPILPEKMKLKVLRETSHQFKAVQQLMRRQDIGELIVATDAAREGELLARWIMEMAKWNKPFKRLWISSQTDKAIKEGFASLKPGNQYERLYQSARCRAEADWMVGLNVTRALTTKFGAPLSAGRVQTPTLGMIMQRENEILRFRSEEYHVLRADFGKFEAVWRGGNGDARIFDPEKLNVLKQKLEGASGQIVKLVKHEKTVPHPLAYDLTELQRDANRLLGFSAKQTSNVLQRLYEQHKLVTYPRTDSRYLTSDMTDTLKERLTSVAVGPYASLARPLLRGSLHLSKRVVDDSKVTDHHAIIPTEQTVLLNALNTDERKLYDLIVRRFISLFYPPARFDQVSVTVQIAGETLHAKGTTIKDAGWRAVYDGQVMEEEEGGEDDAESGSVLPELTQGEAVKVQRCRVTPGRTQPPKRYTEAALLTQMEKHGLGTPATRADIIEKLISSDTIERQGNYLHPTGKGKQLIELAPADLRTPELTARWEAELERIARGQGQPGPFLSGIREMAINLVQGVKRSDATYKPHNVSNSHCPECGTRLLEKKTGRGLMLVCPSEDCGYRRSGEKRLSNRRCPQCHKKMELKEGKAGKYVQCLSCGITEVLGKDKDKHMSKREQQRLVKQYAQKQESGGINLGELLKAALKKKGDD, encoded by the coding sequence ATGAAAACGTTGGTATTAGCCGAGAAGCCCTCGGTTGCCAGAGAGATCGCGCGAGTCATCGGCAGCCGGGATAAGCATAAAAGCCATTTTGAAGGGTCCAAATATGTAGTGACCTGGGCATTAGGCCATCTGGTGGGATTGGCCGAGCCGGAGGATTATGATAAGAAATATGCCACGTGGGCGCTGGAGGATTTGCCGATTTTACCGGAAAAAATGAAGCTCAAGGTGCTGCGCGAGACCAGCCACCAGTTTAAGGCGGTGCAGCAGCTGATGCGCCGTCAGGATATCGGCGAGCTGATCGTGGCGACGGACGCCGCCCGCGAAGGCGAGCTGCTCGCCCGCTGGATTATGGAAATGGCTAAATGGAATAAGCCATTTAAGCGGTTGTGGATTTCGTCGCAAACGGACAAAGCGATCAAGGAAGGGTTCGCGTCGCTGAAGCCGGGCAATCAATATGAGCGCTTGTACCAATCGGCGCGCTGCCGGGCCGAAGCCGACTGGATGGTGGGGCTGAACGTGACCCGGGCGCTGACCACCAAGTTTGGCGCGCCACTCTCGGCTGGACGGGTGCAGACGCCGACACTTGGCATGATCATGCAGCGGGAGAATGAAATTCTCCGCTTCCGCTCGGAGGAGTATCATGTGCTGCGCGCGGACTTCGGCAAGTTTGAGGCGGTATGGCGCGGCGGGAACGGCGATGCGCGTATTTTTGACCCGGAGAAGTTAAATGTGTTGAAACAGAAACTGGAGGGCGCTTCCGGCCAAATCGTTAAGCTGGTTAAGCATGAAAAAACCGTGCCCCATCCGCTGGCATACGATTTGACCGAGCTGCAGCGGGATGCCAACCGACTTCTGGGCTTTTCGGCCAAGCAGACCTCTAACGTGCTGCAACGGCTCTACGAGCAGCATAAGTTAGTAACGTATCCGCGGACCGATTCGCGGTATTTGACTTCGGATATGACGGATACGCTCAAGGAGCGCCTGACGAGTGTGGCTGTCGGCCCTTACGCGAGTTTGGCGCGGCCGTTGCTGCGGGGTTCTTTGCATCTGAGCAAGCGGGTGGTTGACGACAGCAAGGTCACCGACCACCATGCGATTATTCCAACGGAACAAACGGTGCTGTTGAACGCGCTGAACACGGATGAACGTAAGCTCTACGATTTAATTGTTCGGCGATTTATCAGTTTATTTTATCCGCCGGCAAGGTTTGATCAAGTTAGCGTGACGGTGCAAATTGCGGGGGAGACGCTGCATGCCAAGGGGACGACGATTAAGGATGCCGGATGGCGGGCGGTTTATGACGGGCAGGTCATGGAAGAGGAAGAAGGCGGCGAGGACGATGCCGAGAGCGGCTCCGTGCTGCCGGAGCTCACTCAAGGTGAGGCGGTGAAGGTGCAGCGCTGCCGCGTGACGCCGGGACGGACCCAGCCGCCGAAGCGCTACACAGAAGCTGCCCTGCTGACCCAAATGGAGAAGCATGGGCTGGGCACGCCGGCAACGCGGGCGGACATCATCGAGAAGCTGATCAGCTCCGACACGATCGAGCGGCAAGGGAATTACCTGCATCCGACCGGCAAAGGGAAGCAGCTCATCGAGCTGGCGCCGGCTGATTTGCGTACGCCGGAGCTGACGGCCCGCTGGGAAGCTGAGCTGGAACGGATCGCCCGCGGGCAAGGTCAGCCGGGGCCGTTCCTCAGCGGAATCCGTGAGATGGCGATCAACCTGGTGCAAGGCGTGAAGCGCAGTGATGCGACGTATAAGCCGCATAACGTCTCCAACAGCCATTGCCCGGAATGCGGGACAAGGCTGCTTGAGAAGAAGACCGGGCGCGGCTTGATGCTGGTCTGCCCCAGCGAGGATTGCGGTTATCGCCGATCCGGCGAGAAACGTCTGTCCAACCGTCGTTGTCCGCAATGCCACAAGAAGATGGAGCTCAAGGAAGGCAAAGCCGGCAAGTATGTGCAGTGCCTGTCCTGCGGGATCACCGAGGTGCTCGGGAAAGACAAGGATAAGCATATGAGCAAGCGCGAGCAGCAACGGCTCGTGAAGCAGTATGCCCAGAAGCAGGAGTCCGGCGGCATCAATCTCGGTGAACTGCTGAAGGCGGCGCTGAAGAAAAAGGGCGACGATTAA
- a CDS encoding 5' nucleotidase, NT5C type, whose translation MRKHIVAIDMDDTLCHLVPKAIYYHNLQFPDRQLTMDQMTSFDMTQIWHPECNEDLFFGRPGLYEELEIFDEHTVEEVRKMTQEHDVIIVTAARPSSVQEKWNWLQRWMPFIPFENFFVAKRKTLLDFDLIIDDGPHNLQPAKEAGRLTIGIPRPWNAPIQQQFLMKDSWEGMSDLVNQLLAERFPRE comes from the coding sequence ATGCGCAAACACATTGTAGCCATCGATATGGACGATACCCTATGCCATCTCGTGCCCAAAGCGATTTACTATCATAATCTGCAGTTTCCCGACCGTCAGCTCACCATGGACCAAATGACCAGCTTTGATATGACACAAATCTGGCATCCCGAGTGTAATGAAGATCTCTTCTTCGGACGCCCCGGCTTGTATGAGGAGCTGGAGATCTTTGATGAGCATACCGTCGAGGAAGTACGCAAAATGACGCAGGAGCATGATGTGATCATCGTTACGGCCGCCCGCCCCTCATCTGTACAGGAAAAATGGAACTGGCTGCAACGCTGGATGCCGTTTATCCCGTTTGAGAACTTCTTCGTCGCCAAGCGAAAAACGCTGCTGGACTTCGACCTGATAATCGATGACGGGCCGCATAATTTGCAGCCTGCCAAGGAAGCTGGCCGGCTCACCATCGGGATCCCACGCCCGTGGAACGCCCCGATTCAGCAGCAATTCCTCATGAAGGATTCATGGGAAGGCATGAGCGACTTGGTGAACCAGCTGTTGGCTGAACGTTTCCCAAGGGAATAG
- a CDS encoding MarR family winged helix-turn-helix transcriptional regulator: MHQSEPIEWQWDKGPIGRLVKTGYITLRREVEELLHPLGLTHTQWSALGVIRQYPGISPSQLEPILMIERPSVTSLLKGLTNKGLIRYKDHPQDGRSKLIFLTEAGSQLAEETQHFTSVVEERVKAEMTAEEFDTLKSLLTKMIRTFEKQ, encoded by the coding sequence ATGCATCAAAGCGAGCCTATTGAGTGGCAATGGGATAAGGGGCCCATTGGCCGACTGGTCAAGACGGGGTATATCACGCTGCGCAGGGAAGTCGAGGAATTGTTACATCCGCTGGGGTTAACACATACGCAATGGAGTGCGCTCGGCGTCATTCGTCAATATCCAGGAATCTCTCCCTCTCAACTGGAGCCGATTCTAATGATTGAACGTCCGAGCGTCACCAGCTTATTAAAAGGGTTGACGAACAAAGGACTCATCCGTTATAAGGACCATCCGCAAGACGGACGCTCTAAGCTGATTTTTTTGACGGAAGCGGGCAGCCAATTGGCGGAAGAGACGCAGCACTTCACGTCAGTTGTAGAAGAGCGAGTTAAAGCGGAGATGACGGCTGAAGAGTTCGACACCTTAAAGTCGCTCCTCACCAAAATGATCCGTACATTTGAAAAGCAGTAG
- a CDS encoding glycerophosphodiester phosphodiesterase, which yields MLKLIGRSIRDFRKYSGKLLLFQLLYMLATSVFVLPVTTFLFNRVLRVVGSGSLLNGEVYRIGLSYKGMAGLTLIGLVASFTLLIELLVLIVLIQQRFFGKSIAISDAVLTVLHKMPKLFGFGVFQLLLLLLLLIPFVDSPLSASFYALFNVPIFLNNQVLDASFTMTVAYLVLIAGLLYTLLRWIFVLHCIVLEDMNLRQAVRQSHELTQGRRWRLFGTLLLFNCTVVGVTSAVVTALGHIPSWLDLDVLALVSQHYSLPVTTVLAYLLELLLLPINLFVLTRLYYALGRLKWIRPRDQLQVRRSRIGRLENQIVDWWKGLKWKRMVYVLSAALYISLALLIGLRANESLVYAKWNVQIAVHRGDTSNAPENSLPALISAIDKGLQVVELDVQLTKDGVAVLNHDSDLRRMTGLRKRIADMSFNEVQQLSIGIDANGYPIHIPSLSSVLAEAQGRIKLLLDLKPNGSPSEALAEEVVRLIKEAGAEEEVRVQSFDGEVLGRIRELAPEIKIGRILFFALGDLSVLDVDFYTIEQVMLTDFLVNQAHADGREVWVWTVNTRRDMKEVLKYPIDGIITDYPETAQSMVEVDL from the coding sequence ATGCTTAAACTGATCGGCAGAAGCATCCGTGACTTCCGCAAGTATTCCGGTAAGCTGCTGCTGTTTCAACTGCTGTATATGCTGGCCACAAGCGTCTTTGTCCTGCCGGTTACGACGTTCCTGTTCAACCGGGTTCTCCGGGTGGTCGGCTCCGGTTCCCTGTTGAACGGGGAGGTTTACCGGATCGGGTTGAGCTATAAAGGTATGGCGGGGCTGACTCTCATCGGGCTTGTTGCCTCTTTTACCCTGCTGATTGAATTGTTGGTCCTCATCGTGCTGATTCAGCAGCGCTTTTTTGGCAAGTCGATTGCCATTTCTGATGCTGTGTTAACGGTGCTGCATAAAATGCCCAAGCTGTTCGGGTTTGGCGTATTCCAGCTGCTGCTGTTGTTGCTGCTCTTGATTCCGTTTGTGGACTCGCCGCTGTCGGCTTCGTTTTACGCGTTGTTTAACGTGCCGATCTTCTTGAACAATCAAGTGCTGGATGCCTCATTCACCATGACCGTAGCTTATCTCGTGCTGATCGCAGGGCTGCTCTATACTTTGCTCCGCTGGATTTTCGTCCTGCATTGTATCGTGCTCGAGGATATGAATCTCCGGCAGGCGGTTCGCCAAAGCCATGAGCTGACGCAAGGTCGGCGGTGGCGGCTGTTTGGAACGCTGCTTCTGTTTAACTGTACGGTGGTCGGGGTCACCTCCGCGGTGGTGACTGCCCTTGGGCACATCCCTTCCTGGCTTGATCTGGATGTGCTTGCGTTGGTGTCCCAGCACTATTCACTGCCGGTTACGACGGTACTGGCTTATCTGCTGGAGCTTCTGCTGCTGCCAATCAACCTGTTCGTGCTGACGAGACTTTATTATGCGTTGGGCCGCTTAAAATGGATTCGGCCAAGGGATCAGCTGCAGGTGCGCCGCAGCCGAATCGGTCGTCTGGAGAACCAGATCGTAGATTGGTGGAAGGGGCTAAAGTGGAAAAGGATGGTGTATGTCCTAAGCGCGGCCCTTTATATTTCGCTAGCGCTGCTGATCGGTTTGCGGGCGAACGAGAGTCTCGTCTACGCAAAATGGAACGTGCAGATCGCAGTGCATCGCGGGGATACGTCGAATGCTCCGGAAAATTCGCTGCCTGCCCTGATCTCCGCGATCGACAAAGGCCTTCAAGTCGTGGAGTTGGACGTGCAGTTGACCAAGGATGGCGTCGCTGTGTTAAACCACGATTCCGACCTGCGACGGATGACAGGCTTGCGGAAGCGGATCGCGGATATGAGCTTCAACGAAGTGCAGCAACTGAGCATCGGCATCGATGCGAACGGTTATCCGATACATATCCCCTCGTTGTCCAGCGTGCTCGCCGAGGCGCAAGGGCGAATCAAGCTGCTGCTGGACCTGAAGCCCAACGGCTCCCCTAGTGAAGCGCTGGCGGAGGAGGTTGTCCGCCTCATCAAGGAAGCTGGAGCCGAGGAAGAGGTGAGAGTGCAATCCTTCGACGGCGAAGTGCTTGGCCGAATCCGTGAATTGGCTCCCGAGATCAAGATCGGGCGAATTCTGTTCTTCGCCCTCGGAGATCTATCGGTGCTCGACGTCGATTTCTATACGATTGAGCAGGTGATGTTAACCGATTTCCTAGTGAACCAGGCCCATGCCGACGGCCGCGAGGTTTGGGTGTGGACCGTGAATACCCGGAGGGACATGAAGGAAGTGCTCAAATATCCGATCGACGGCATCATCACCGATTATCCGGAGACCGCCCAGTCGATGGTAGAAGTGGATCTGTAA
- a CDS encoding ketoacyl-ACP synthase III — translation MAIQTPPSKARITALGTYVPEKILTNADLEQLVDTSNEWIVQRTGIKERHITAENEFTSHLSIKAVERLRETYKTSLDDVDFIITSTTTPDYSFPTVSCRIQEHFGMEQAGAIDLNATCAGFAYALHLANGMISAGLHRKILVVAGETMSKITDYTDRSTCILFGDGAGAVLVEATSEAEAEWPGFESFVLGTNGAGGIHVYRTGLSDQMNGQPLEGKGKIVQNGREVFKWAVRTVTAGIEQLLEQAGLAREDIDWFVPHSANLRMIESICEKADLPLAKTLQSVQDMGNTSSASIPLALQAGVDAGRLKYGDRVLVYGFGSGLTHAGLILRWGA, via the coding sequence ATGGCCATACAAACACCCCCATCCAAGGCCCGCATTACCGCTCTTGGAACCTATGTTCCTGAAAAAATCCTGACCAACGCGGATTTGGAGCAGCTCGTGGATACGAGCAACGAGTGGATTGTGCAGCGCACGGGGATTAAGGAAAGACATATTACCGCCGAGAATGAGTTCACCTCCCACCTAAGTATTAAGGCGGTGGAGCGGCTTCGCGAGACGTACAAGACTTCGCTGGACGACGTCGACTTCATCATCACCTCGACGACAACGCCGGATTATTCGTTTCCGACCGTGTCTTGCCGGATTCAGGAGCATTTTGGCATGGAACAGGCGGGAGCGATTGATTTAAACGCAACCTGCGCCGGGTTCGCTTATGCTCTTCATTTGGCGAACGGCATGATCAGCGCCGGTCTGCATCGCAAAATCCTTGTCGTGGCCGGGGAAACGATGTCCAAAATCACCGACTATACCGACCGCAGCACCTGCATCCTGTTCGGGGACGGAGCCGGAGCTGTGCTGGTCGAGGCAACTTCTGAGGCTGAAGCCGAATGGCCGGGTTTCGAATCGTTTGTTCTCGGAACCAACGGCGCCGGCGGCATCCATGTGTACCGCACCGGTCTGTCGGATCAAATGAACGGGCAGCCCCTCGAAGGCAAAGGCAAAATCGTACAAAACGGCCGCGAGGTGTTCAAATGGGCCGTCCGAACCGTGACCGCCGGAATTGAGCAACTGCTGGAGCAGGCGGGTCTGGCTCGCGAGGACATCGACTGGTTTGTGCCGCATAGCGCTAACCTGCGCATGATCGAGTCAATCTGCGAGAAAGCGGATCTCCCTCTCGCCAAAACCCTGCAAAGCGTGCAGGACATGGGAAATACGTCCTCTGCCTCCATCCCGCTGGCGTTGCAGGCCGGCGTTGACGCGGGCCGCTTGAAATATGGCGACCGCGTGCTGGTGTACGGCTTTGGCAGCGGCTTAACCCATGCCGGCTTGATCCTGCGCTGGGGTGCGTGA
- a CDS encoding winged helix-turn-helix transcriptional regulator produces MNSIRKASNYIPKTPEHIECNIEKTLDVLGGKWAFLVIRELFGGTLRFGELQRRIPQVSPRALTSTLRHLEEKGVLERTVYPTVPVTVEYTLTPKGMDLHVICHEMKVWAARWT; encoded by the coding sequence ATGAACAGCATCCGCAAGGCTAGCAATTACATTCCGAAAACGCCGGAGCATATCGAATGCAATATCGAAAAAACGTTGGACGTCCTCGGAGGAAAATGGGCGTTCCTCGTGATCCGCGAGCTGTTTGGAGGGACGCTGCGCTTTGGGGAGCTGCAACGCCGAATCCCTCAAGTGAGTCCACGGGCGTTAACCAGTACGTTGCGCCATCTGGAGGAGAAGGGCGTACTGGAGCGTACAGTGTATCCTACCGTTCCCGTGACGGTCGAATACACGCTTACGCCGAAGGGGATGGACTTGCATGTCATATGTCATGAGATGAAGGTTTGGGCTGCGCGGTGGACCTGA